A window from Zingiber officinale cultivar Zhangliang chromosome 7A, Zo_v1.1, whole genome shotgun sequence encodes these proteins:
- the LOC122000288 gene encoding serine carboxypeptidase-like 18, which yields MKQSGRKKKMMAIAPLFFPLILIFLCLFSSVLSASVITHLPGFRGPLPFYLETGYVEVDKENGGELFYYFIQSESKPAEDPLFLWLTGGPRCSAFSGLVFEIGPLKFVTAEYNGSFPSLVYNPYSWTKVANVIFVDSPMGSGFSYSRKDEGYDANDTSWSEQTYKFLIQWLVEHPQFISNPLYIAGDSYAGKIVPMVAKKVVEGINEGKEPLLNLQGYLIGNPVTGGKVDKNSQLPYAHGMGIISDDLFEMTQRSCLGQDYRTPTNSQCVKYLDTYDHFYSEINQGHILEMACAPDIEANHLHRRMLATFDKRYSKQNLHFLRPPPLPDLSCRTYAYVLSYYWANSKTVRKALAIKQGTIKEWVRCNFTLPYTHGFGSNIDYHLSLLQRGYRALVYSGDHDLVIPFLGTRQWIKSLNSSIVDNWRSWFVDGQVAGYTMAYSNNLTFATVKGAGHTAPEYKPKECQAMISRWIANVPL from the exons ATGAAGCAGTCAggcaggaagaagaagatgatggcgATAGCTCCCCTGTTTTTTCCACTCATCTTGATCTTCCTCTGTTTATTCTCCTCTGTTCTATCGGCCTCGGTGATCACCCATTTGCCTGGATTCCGAGGCCCTTTGCCCTTCTACTTAGAGACAGG GTACGTGGAGGTGGACAAGGAGAACGGTGGCGAGTTGTTCTACTACTTCATCCAGTCGGAGAGCAAGCCGGCGGAGGACCCTCTGTTCCTCTGGCTCACCGGCGGTCCCAGGTGCTCTGCCTTCAGTGGCTTGGTCTTCGAAATCG GTCCCCTGAAATTTGTGACAGCCGAGTACAACGGGAGCTTCCCGAGCTTAGTTTACAATCCCTATTCCTGGACCAAG GTAGCCAACGTGATCTTTGTTGATTCCCCAATGGGTTCTGGATTCTCATACTCAAGAAAAGATGAAGGGTATGATGCCAACGACACGTCTTGGTCTGAACAAACTTATAAGTTTCTCATACAG TGGCTTGTTGAGCACCCACAGTTCATCTCCAATCCCCTCTACATTGCTGGGGATTCATACGCTGGAAAAATTGTACCTATGGTGGCCAAAAAAGTGGTGGAAG GTATTAATGAAGGGAAAGAACCACTACTTAACCTCCAG GGTTACTTGATTGGCAATCCAGTCACAGGAGGAAAAGTAGATAAGAATTCTCAATTACCTTATGCTCACGGCATGGGGATCATATCTGATGACTTATTTGAG ATGACACAAAGAAGCTGCTTAGGACAAGATTATCGGACTCCCACCAATTCGCAATGTGTGAAATATCTCGACACATATGACCAT TTCTATTCAGAAATTAATCAGGGTCACATTTTGGAAATGGCATGTGCTCCTGACATTGAAGCCAACCATCTGCATCGTCGTATGCTTGCGACTTTTGATAAGAGATACTCGAAGCAGAACTTGCATTTTCTTCGACCACCCCCATTGCCTGACCTTAGTTGTCGA ACTTATGCTTATGTTCTATCATACTATTGGGCTAACAGTAAAACTGTGAGGAAAGCCCTCGCCATCAAACAG GGGACGATTAAAGAATGGGTGAGGTGCAATTTTACCTTACCATACACGCACGGATTTGGTAGTAACATCGACTATCATCTTAGCCTTTTGCAAAGAGGCTATCGTGCTTTGGTTTACAG TGGTGATCATGATTTGGTGATACCCTTTCTGGGGACAAGACAATGGATAAAGTCTTTGAATTCTTCTATTGTCGATAATTGGAGGTCTTGGTTTGTCGATGGTCAAGTTGCCGG GTATACAATGGCGTATTCTAACAATTTGACATTTGCAACGGTAAAG GGTGCTGGTCACACAGCTCCAGAGTACAAACCGAAAGAATGCCAAGCTATGATCTCAAGGTGGATTGCCAATGTACCTCTCTGA